A region from the Algoriphagus machipongonensis genome encodes:
- a CDS encoding ABC transporter permease: MLKNYFKIAWRVLKKNRLYTGLNIIGLTLGISGFLMISLFVQDELSYDQHFPDSESIFRISSHYGNFKTGGYATAPPALGPRIQEDVPEIQEVTRILKWNDFTIQPGSGVNKDQVFREDQVFYAEPNFFQVFDLNLLAGSKEKALSQPNFVAISETMGKKYFGDISPQEMVGKAVLIGSNNPTPREIAAVVEDIPSQSHFHFDMLVYEPGMYQEIFLMDTWSWSILNTYVKFPAKDREIVAGKLDDLVARYAIPSFKDEEGGSDYNLRLMPIQDIHLNSHLLREFEANSYESYVYIFSMVAIIVLLLACINFMNLATAKAGLRSMEVGVRKVLGSNKSQLVYQFLTEAFIIVLLSLLLSIVFVQLSNGAFNQISGKNLDFNLINNPMVLIAIPLLLITLTLLSGFYPAFYLSSFKPLLIIKKQLGGGKNSHSFRNALVVFQFATSLTLIICTLMVQRQMTFIQSANPGFDKDQMVIIHNDGEIQNQQREDFKGRFASSSQIQDLSFSTGIPMAGQFQMRSFNLQEGGEEQGMNWYEADADYLDVYKFNLIEGRNFAPTMGADAGKVIINQEAARFFGILDQPIGQMIVKNQGAEDEATLEVVGMVEDFNFESFRNEIKPLVIEYMHDYFLRDYISVRIQGNAMESGIESLLDAWKEYEPRVPMNYSFLDEDFNRVYESEMKMADLLEVLTFISILIACLGLFGLTSYTTHLRTKEIGIRKVFGASMAEIFLMLSASYMKLILISILFAIPIGIYFMDQWLEEFAYKTGINVWVIIIATVSCLGLALITIFFQSYKSIQANPVKSLKDE; encoded by the coding sequence ATGCTTAAAAACTACTTTAAAATTGCTTGGAGAGTACTCAAGAAAAACAGACTATATACTGGGTTGAATATTATTGGTTTGACTTTAGGGATTAGTGGTTTTTTAATGATTTCTCTCTTCGTACAAGATGAATTAAGTTATGATCAACATTTCCCTGATTCAGAATCAATCTTTCGAATTAGTTCGCATTACGGAAACTTCAAAACGGGAGGATATGCGACTGCTCCACCAGCATTGGGACCCAGAATTCAGGAGGATGTTCCCGAAATTCAGGAAGTGACAAGAATTTTGAAATGGAATGATTTTACGATTCAGCCTGGATCAGGAGTAAACAAAGATCAAGTATTCAGAGAGGATCAAGTCTTCTACGCTGAACCCAATTTTTTTCAGGTTTTCGATTTAAACCTATTGGCTGGAAGTAAAGAGAAAGCCCTTTCTCAACCGAATTTTGTGGCTATCTCAGAAACGATGGGGAAGAAGTATTTTGGTGATATTTCTCCTCAAGAAATGGTTGGAAAGGCAGTATTAATAGGAAGTAATAACCCTACACCTAGAGAAATTGCTGCTGTAGTAGAAGATATACCTTCCCAAAGCCATTTTCATTTTGATATGCTGGTTTATGAACCAGGAATGTATCAAGAGATATTTTTAATGGATACCTGGTCTTGGTCCATATTAAATACTTATGTGAAGTTTCCTGCAAAGGACCGGGAGATTGTAGCTGGCAAACTAGATGATTTAGTGGCCAGGTATGCTATTCCATCCTTTAAAGACGAAGAGGGAGGTTCTGATTATAATTTGAGATTGATGCCAATTCAGGATATTCATTTGAACTCACATCTTTTGAGAGAGTTTGAGGCGAATAGCTATGAAAGCTACGTGTATATTTTTTCAATGGTTGCGATTATCGTATTGCTGCTCGCTTGTATCAATTTCATGAACTTGGCTACCGCCAAAGCTGGGCTAAGGTCGATGGAAGTAGGTGTCAGAAAAGTGCTGGGCTCCAACAAGTCCCAATTGGTTTACCAATTTCTGACTGAGGCATTTATCATTGTTTTGCTTTCTCTGCTGCTTTCCATAGTCTTTGTTCAATTATCAAATGGAGCATTCAATCAGATTTCTGGGAAGAATCTAGACTTTAATTTGATCAATAACCCTATGGTATTAATCGCAATACCACTGTTATTGATTACCCTTACCCTTTTATCAGGCTTTTATCCAGCATTTTACCTTAGCTCATTCAAGCCACTTCTTATTATTAAAAAGCAACTAGGTGGAGGGAAAAACTCCCATAGCTTTAGAAATGCACTGGTGGTTTTTCAATTCGCAACTTCTTTGACCTTAATCATTTGTACGCTTATGGTGCAGCGGCAAATGACATTTATTCAAAGCGCTAATCCGGGATTTGATAAAGACCAAATGGTAATCATCCATAATGATGGAGAAATCCAAAATCAGCAAAGGGAAGATTTCAAGGGTAGATTTGCTTCCAGTTCTCAAATTCAGGATTTGAGCTTTTCTACAGGTATTCCTATGGCTGGACAATTCCAGATGAGGTCTTTTAATCTACAGGAAGGTGGAGAGGAGCAAGGAATGAATTGGTATGAAGCGGATGCAGATTATTTAGATGTTTACAAGTTCAACTTGATTGAGGGTAGAAACTTCGCCCCTACCATGGGAGCAGATGCAGGTAAAGTGATTATCAATCAAGAAGCCGCGCGATTTTTTGGGATTCTTGACCAGCCGATTGGTCAGATGATCGTTAAAAACCAAGGAGCAGAGGATGAGGCTACATTAGAGGTGGTCGGAATGGTTGAGGATTTTAATTTCGAGTCATTTAGGAATGAAATTAAGCCTCTGGTAATCGAGTATATGCATGATTATTTCCTCCGTGATTACATCTCGGTTAGAATTCAGGGAAATGCCATGGAATCAGGGATAGAGTCTCTTTTAGATGCTTGGAAAGAGTATGAGCCTCGCGTCCCAATGAATTACTCCTTTTTAGATGAGGACTTTAATAGGGTTTATGAGTCTGAAATGAAAATGGCGGACCTTCTTGAAGTGTTGACATTTATTTCCATTCTAATTGCCTGCTTAGGCTTATTTGGATTGACTTCCTATACCACACATTTAAGGACCAAGGAAATTGGGATCAGGAAAGTTTTTGGTGCTTCGATGGCGGAAATATTTCTGATGCTTTCTGCTTCCTATATGAAATTAATTCTCATTTCAATCTTATTCGCAATACCCATAGGGATCTATTTTATGGACCAATGGTTAGAAGAATTTGCTTATAAAACTGGGATCAATGTATGGGTAATTATCATAGCCACAGTTTCTTGTTTAGGCTTGGCATTGATAACCATTTTCTTCCAAAGTTACAAGAGTATTCAGGCCAATCCTGTGAAGAGTCTGAAGGATGAATAA
- a CDS encoding ABC transporter permease, whose product MFTNYIKVAWRNLLRSKWAGAINIFGLAIGITAALLLFVVIQFEYSYDKFQSHYHEVYRIVTQDEYPDGFDYNPGVPNPVPDAIAADNLPFEKIVPVKSAYNTQINLYPEDNKAAIPDKFEIDHVFYTTPDYVELFDTDFVSGNAADLAEPNKVFLTKETAEKLFGDWKGVENKNIEFSSGLKLTVAGVLEDMPMNSNMRCEILVSYQTVRSNPEIFDFDFDSWGSLGSDNQLYVKIAENTREETAQNALDAFTAKNFKNRGTSEKQLLLQAFKDIHFDSIYGPLSGGMIRVSTINTLIVIGLFILIMASINFVNLSTSKAIGKGKEIGVRKVMGSSKMQIIYQSFGETFLSVLIAATVGVLAATMLLPFLSLIADVPEKMNFFQPVILGFLGLLILILTLLSGFYPALVISRFKPIHALKSRFQKNRIGGVSVRKALVVIQFAIAQILMISTVIAIRQMNMVQEADLGFSQESIYFVEVPFDSPTEHRIDAFKQKLLTNSNVVSISLGSDVPASDNNSLFNFYFDGVNEDVPFPAFAKFGDENYFDTYGIEFLAGGPYQASDTIKEVVINETMAKRLLVENPEDAIGKQFRLGIMDEWATVTGVIKDFTVNSLRDEIRQLVIAPKKDFYHVVGIKLNEATSLKTIAQIEEEYNQIYPEQIYHGNFLDESIQQFYESEQKLALVFKIFACISILISCIGLYGLVSFMISQKVKEIGIRKVLGASVAQITMMLTKDYFFMVFLSFFIAVPIAYFMMEKWLESFAFKIPISVSLFVLVMISSLVITGMTVGSKAIRSALANPVDSLSDE is encoded by the coding sequence ATGTTTACTAACTATATTAAAGTTGCTTGGAGAAACTTGCTCCGAAGCAAATGGGCTGGAGCAATTAATATATTCGGTCTTGCCATAGGCATTACAGCAGCACTTTTACTTTTTGTTGTGATCCAGTTTGAATACAGCTATGACAAGTTCCAAAGTCATTACCATGAAGTCTATAGAATTGTAACTCAAGACGAATATCCGGATGGGTTTGATTACAACCCAGGTGTACCTAACCCTGTCCCCGATGCTATAGCAGCAGATAATTTACCTTTCGAAAAAATTGTCCCGGTAAAATCAGCTTACAATACACAAATCAATCTTTACCCAGAGGACAACAAGGCCGCTATTCCAGATAAATTTGAAATAGATCACGTTTTCTATACTACTCCGGATTATGTAGAGCTTTTTGATACAGATTTTGTTTCTGGAAATGCAGCAGATCTAGCTGAACCCAATAAGGTTTTTTTAACCAAAGAGACTGCTGAAAAACTTTTTGGAGATTGGAAAGGCGTAGAGAATAAGAATATTGAGTTTTCTTCCGGTTTGAAATTGACAGTAGCTGGGGTGTTGGAAGATATGCCAATGAACAGCAATATGCGATGCGAAATTTTGGTTTCGTATCAAACGGTACGATCTAACCCTGAAATCTTTGATTTTGATTTTGACTCCTGGGGAAGCCTAGGAAGCGATAACCAGTTATATGTCAAAATCGCAGAGAACACAAGGGAAGAGACAGCTCAAAATGCCTTGGATGCATTCACTGCCAAAAATTTTAAAAATAGAGGTACATCAGAAAAACAACTTTTACTTCAGGCTTTTAAAGATATTCATTTTGATTCCATCTATGGACCTTTGAGCGGGGGAATGATCCGGGTGTCAACCATCAATACTTTGATAGTTATCGGGCTTTTTATCCTGATTATGGCTTCCATCAATTTTGTCAATTTATCCACTTCCAAAGCCATTGGTAAAGGCAAAGAAATTGGCGTTAGAAAGGTGATGGGGAGCTCAAAAATGCAGATAATTTATCAATCTTTTGGGGAGACATTTCTTTCGGTTTTGATAGCAGCAACCGTGGGCGTGTTGGCAGCAACCATGTTGCTTCCATTTTTAAGTCTGATTGCCGATGTGCCAGAAAAAATGAATTTCTTCCAGCCGGTTATTCTTGGATTCTTGGGTTTGTTGATCTTAATACTTACACTTCTTTCTGGCTTTTATCCTGCTTTAGTCATTTCAAGGTTTAAACCAATTCATGCTTTAAAAAGTAGGTTTCAAAAAAATAGAATCGGTGGGGTATCAGTAAGGAAAGCATTGGTAGTGATCCAGTTTGCTATTGCTCAGATTTTGATGATCAGTACCGTGATTGCTATTCGCCAAATGAATATGGTGCAGGAAGCGGATCTGGGCTTTTCTCAGGAGTCAATTTACTTTGTAGAAGTACCTTTTGATAGCCCAACAGAACATAGAATTGATGCCTTTAAGCAAAAGTTACTAACCAATTCCAATGTGGTTTCCATTAGTTTGGGGTCTGATGTTCCTGCCTCAGATAACAATAGCCTATTCAACTTTTATTTCGACGGGGTTAACGAGGACGTTCCATTTCCGGCATTCGCAAAGTTTGGCGATGAAAATTACTTTGATACCTATGGTATAGAGTTTTTGGCGGGAGGGCCTTACCAGGCAAGTGACACGATAAAAGAGGTCGTTATTAACGAAACGATGGCAAAAAGGCTTTTGGTGGAAAACCCGGAAGATGCTATTGGAAAACAGTTTAGGCTGGGTATAATGGATGAATGGGCCACCGTAACAGGGGTAATCAAAGATTTTACAGTTAATTCACTTCGTGATGAAATCAGACAATTGGTAATCGCACCCAAAAAGGATTTTTACCATGTGGTGGGGATCAAACTAAATGAGGCAACTTCTTTAAAAACGATCGCCCAAATCGAGGAAGAGTATAATCAGATTTACCCGGAGCAGATTTACCATGGCAACTTTTTGGATGAGAGTATTCAACAGTTTTACGAGAGTGAGCAAAAGCTGGCCTTGGTATTCAAGATTTTTGCTTGTATTTCCATCTTGATTTCATGTATTGGACTTTATGGGTTGGTTTCATTTATGATAAGTCAAAAGGTGAAAGAAATTGGGATCAGAAAAGTTTTGGGAGCCTCTGTTGCTCAAATCACTATGATGCTTACAAAGGACTATTTCTTTATGGTCTTCTTATCTTTCTTCATAGCCGTTCCGATTGCTTATTTCATGATGGAAAAGTGGCTGGAATCCTTTGCTTTCAAAATACCGATTTCTGTCAGCCTATTCGTTTTGGTGATGATCTCCTCCTTAGTGATTACTGGAATGACTGTTGGATCGAAAGCCATACGTTCCGCTTTAGCTAATCCAGTGGATAGTTTGTCAGATGAGTAA
- a CDS encoding ABC transporter permease: MLKNYFKIAYRNLLKKKVYSFINIVGLGIGMACCVLIFMFVQDELSYDQFNEKGDRIFRVVHGYFGEDEQVEVNSRENYWVWGNAPVGPALELDFPEVEKVVRFSGRADILFTIGDQTQQEEGIVFMDSTFFDVFSYELLEGDPKNALVAPFSVVLSETTARKYFGDQEALGKTLKGSDVAGRADAGDYTVTGVMKDLPSNSHLQFNTLLSLSTFHQSRPGVFDAWGYVDTYTYFLVNEQFDQQAFEAKIPEFLERRASEENGPNYTIGIEPLKDVYLRSEVQRQPGDTSSLSNIYVFSVIGLFILGIAIINFMNLSTARSMERAKEVGIRKSIGADKNSLIFQFLGESLIIVILSALVAVVFVSAALPMMNDITGKELLVGSVLNWQTVPFFLGIILIVGLLAGSYPALVLSSFRPVMILKGINKSDARGVNLRKGLVVFQFSLSIALIAGTLIVYSQMSHLLDKDMGFDKEQMVIVDYNYDEQVNNVSSALESELEKNPNIESVAFSRSVPGSHFPNAGTFIENPEGEMVMIGQAIFQVGLDFIDHFNLELVAGRSYSRDYPSDSTSALVINEAAARQYGYANPADIVGKKFDQWGREGEVIGVVKDFNYISLHNKVEPLTLPFEAYASRFMSLKVKGENIPATLAEIDAVWSELAPHRPFIYSFLDEDFNTQYESDFRFRQIFTTFSVLAILIACLGLLGLATYTAEQRTKEIGIRKVLGANIGSIVGLLSKDFIQLVLIAILVATPVAWYAMNQWLEGFAYQVPVHWWVFLVSGMLAVVVALVTISFQAIKAAMLNPVKSLKSE; encoded by the coding sequence ATGCTGAAAAACTATTTTAAAATCGCTTATAGAAATCTTCTGAAAAAGAAGGTTTATTCCTTTATCAATATTGTAGGGTTGGGAATTGGGATGGCCTGCTGTGTCTTGATTTTTATGTTTGTGCAGGACGAGCTTTCCTATGACCAATTCAATGAAAAAGGTGATCGGATATTCAGAGTAGTTCACGGATATTTTGGAGAGGATGAGCAGGTTGAAGTTAACTCCAGAGAAAATTATTGGGTTTGGGGCAATGCCCCCGTTGGACCTGCATTGGAATTGGATTTTCCTGAAGTGGAAAAAGTAGTCCGGTTTTCTGGAAGAGCTGATATCCTATTTACGATAGGTGACCAGACGCAACAGGAGGAAGGAATTGTTTTTATGGACTCCACCTTTTTTGATGTGTTTTCTTATGAGTTACTTGAAGGAGATCCTAAAAATGCTTTAGTAGCACCATTTAGCGTGGTTTTATCAGAAACCACAGCACGGAAATATTTTGGTGATCAGGAAGCATTAGGAAAAACCCTTAAAGGTAGTGATGTGGCTGGGAGAGCCGATGCCGGGGATTATACCGTGACGGGAGTAATGAAAGACTTACCTTCCAATTCCCATCTTCAATTCAATACCCTTCTCTCTTTAAGTACTTTTCATCAATCAAGACCAGGTGTTTTTGATGCCTGGGGTTATGTAGATACCTACACCTATTTCTTGGTAAATGAGCAATTTGACCAGCAGGCATTTGAAGCGAAAATTCCTGAATTTTTGGAAAGAAGAGCCAGCGAAGAAAATGGGCCAAATTATACGATTGGTATTGAGCCCTTGAAGGACGTTTACCTTAGATCGGAAGTGCAGCGTCAGCCAGGAGATACGTCTTCATTGTCCAATATTTATGTTTTTTCCGTGATTGGACTATTTATTTTGGGAATAGCTATTATCAATTTTATGAACCTTTCCACTGCAAGATCCATGGAAAGAGCTAAAGAAGTAGGGATTCGAAAGTCTATTGGAGCTGATAAAAACTCCTTGATTTTCCAATTTTTGGGCGAATCTCTGATCATAGTAATTCTTTCAGCACTAGTGGCAGTGGTTTTCGTTTCGGCTGCTCTACCCATGATGAATGACATTACCGGAAAAGAACTACTGGTAGGTAGTGTTCTCAATTGGCAAACAGTTCCGTTCTTTTTGGGGATTATCCTTATTGTGGGACTTTTAGCTGGTTCTTATCCCGCATTGGTATTATCCAGTTTTCGTCCAGTGATGATTTTAAAAGGGATAAACAAATCCGATGCTCGTGGAGTCAATCTCAGAAAAGGTCTCGTGGTTTTTCAGTTTAGTCTTTCAATTGCGCTGATCGCTGGGACATTGATTGTTTATTCTCAAATGAGTCATTTGTTGGATAAGGATATGGGTTTCGATAAAGAACAGATGGTTATTGTGGATTACAATTATGATGAACAGGTAAACAATGTTTCCTCAGCATTGGAAAGTGAACTGGAGAAGAACCCAAATATAGAATCTGTGGCATTTTCCAGATCTGTGCCGGGAAGTCACTTCCCAAATGCAGGTACTTTTATTGAAAACCCTGAGGGTGAAATGGTCATGATTGGTCAGGCTATTTTTCAGGTAGGATTGGATTTTATTGATCATTTTAATCTGGAATTAGTTGCTGGTAGATCTTACAGCAGAGATTATCCATCAGATTCCACTTCTGCTTTGGTGATCAATGAAGCAGCAGCCAGACAATATGGGTATGCTAATCCGGCCGATATAGTTGGTAAAAAATTCGATCAATGGGGAAGAGAAGGGGAGGTAATTGGAGTTGTAAAAGACTTTAATTATATCTCATTACATAATAAAGTAGAACCCTTGACTTTGCCTTTTGAGGCCTACGCAAGTCGCTTTATGAGCTTAAAAGTAAAGGGAGAAAATATACCTGCCACTCTTGCAGAAATAGATGCAGTATGGAGTGAGTTGGCACCGCACAGACCTTTTATTTATAGCTTTCTAGACGAGGACTTTAATACCCAATATGAATCAGATTTCAGGTTTAGACAGATCTTTACCACGTTCTCTGTTTTGGCAATTTTGATCGCTTGTTTGGGATTACTAGGCTTGGCTACTTACACAGCAGAGCAGCGAACTAAGGAAATCGGGATCCGGAAAGTGTTGGGTGCGAATATCGGCAGCATAGTAGGACTTCTTTCAAAGGACTTTATCCAGTTGGTTTTAATCGCGATTCTTGTCGCAACACCGGTGGCTTGGTATGCAATGAATCAATGGTTAGAAGGCTTTGCTTATCAGGTGCCAGTTCACTGGTGGGTATTCTTGGTCTCAGGGATGTTGGCAGTTGTAGTTGCCTTGGTGACAATTAGTTTCCAAGCAATCAAAGCTGCTATGTTGAATCCCGTGAAGAGTTTGAAAAGCGAATAA
- a CDS encoding ABC transporter permease: MLKNYFKIAWRNIIRSKGFAFINIGGLGIGMASAILILLWVQNEVSMDREHPKSDRIYKTFNRDTFSGELWVWGSSPKILGPTLEKDYPEVEQAVRLNTTSFLFTVGDKKSNESGAFVDPEFLEVFDFPALQGNTTTALGDPYNMVVTEDFAKKLFGEEDAIGQSVKIDSTDIFTVTAVLENIPNNTRFQSDYFLSWDYMKKLGWDDEWWGNNSVETFVLLNENTSQFSFNDKIVNITKDHTNGESSTEVFLYPLSQVHLYGKSENGKLVGGRVVTVRMFAFIAVFILVIACINFMNLSTARSEKRAKEVGLRKVVGARKNSLILQFIGESTMIAFIAGILAILVVELVLPSFNTLVNKQLFIQYSSLVFWLQLIGFILLTGLLAGSYPAFFLSSFSPVKVLKGTFKSAASAVNPRKVLVVLQFSFAIVLIVSTIIIQRQISHAQKRELGYDKENLIYVMMQGDIEKQYDAIKQSLLNTGSVEAMTKSMSPITQRYSDGWGYSWEGSTPEDEKLDFIRFSSDADFMKVMGTELVEGRDIDIHQFPSDSTAILLNETAVRKMRLENPVGQIVSEEEENYTVVGVIKDFIFESPYDPVNPLMVFGPSSWYNVLHIRLNGDQPVADNIASIQEVFEDFNPNFPFEYHFVDEQYARKFNDTKRTASLSVLFTILTIVISCLGLFGLSTYMAANRIKEIGVRKVMGASVGSISMLLSKDFLKLVGIAFLLSVPVAWYAMDQWLQNYDYSVGIEWWVFVATGAATMLIAILTVGFQSIKAALTNPARTLKSE; this comes from the coding sequence ATGCTAAAGAACTATTTTAAAATAGCTTGGAGAAATATTATTAGAAGTAAAGGATTTGCTTTTATAAATATCGGAGGCCTTGGAATCGGGATGGCTTCTGCAATTCTTATCTTACTCTGGGTGCAAAATGAAGTGAGTATGGACCGGGAGCATCCAAAGTCCGATCGTATTTACAAAACATTTAACCGGGATACATTTAGTGGGGAACTCTGGGTATGGGGTTCCTCTCCAAAAATTTTAGGGCCAACTCTTGAAAAGGATTATCCTGAAGTGGAACAGGCAGTTCGGCTTAATACCACAAGCTTCCTATTTACCGTAGGAGATAAAAAATCTAACGAGTCAGGTGCTTTCGTAGATCCTGAATTTTTGGAGGTATTTGACTTTCCAGCACTTCAGGGGAATACCACTACTGCTCTGGGTGACCCATATAACATGGTGGTCACTGAAGATTTTGCCAAGAAGCTTTTTGGAGAGGAAGATGCAATTGGTCAGTCAGTCAAAATCGATAGCACTGATATTTTTACTGTTACGGCTGTTTTAGAGAACATACCAAATAATACCCGATTTCAGTCTGACTATTTTCTGTCATGGGACTATATGAAGAAATTGGGATGGGATGATGAATGGTGGGGAAATAACTCTGTGGAGACTTTCGTATTGCTTAATGAAAATACCTCCCAGTTTTCATTTAATGACAAAATAGTCAATATCACCAAGGATCATACGAATGGGGAGTCTTCCACAGAAGTGTTCCTTTATCCGCTATCCCAAGTACATCTTTATGGGAAAAGTGAGAATGGTAAGCTTGTAGGAGGTAGAGTAGTTACCGTGCGGATGTTCGCGTTTATAGCCGTGTTTATTTTGGTTATTGCCTGTATCAATTTTATGAATCTGAGTACGGCACGAAGTGAAAAAAGAGCAAAAGAAGTAGGGCTGAGAAAAGTAGTGGGGGCTAGGAAGAACTCGCTTATATTACAGTTTATAGGTGAAAGCACCATGATTGCATTTATTGCTGGGATTTTAGCTATTCTGGTAGTAGAATTAGTATTGCCATCTTTCAATACTCTGGTAAATAAACAACTTTTCATCCAGTACAGTAGTTTAGTTTTCTGGTTACAACTGATTGGTTTTATCTTGCTTACAGGTCTTTTGGCAGGAAGTTATCCAGCATTTTTCCTTTCATCCTTTAGTCCGGTTAAAGTACTGAAGGGGACTTTTAAATCAGCCGCATCGGCAGTCAATCCACGTAAAGTTTTGGTAGTTCTGCAGTTCAGTTTTGCAATTGTGCTCATTGTTTCCACCATTATTATTCAGCGCCAAATCAGTCATGCGCAGAAGAGAGAACTAGGATATGATAAGGAAAACTTGATCTATGTGATGATGCAGGGAGATATTGAAAAGCAATATGATGCAATCAAGCAATCCTTACTGAACACGGGATCTGTGGAGGCGATGACCAAATCCATGAGCCCGATAACGCAGCGTTATAGTGATGGATGGGGCTATTCTTGGGAAGGCAGTACTCCTGAAGATGAGAAACTTGATTTCATCAGGTTCAGTTCAGATGCTGATTTTATGAAAGTGATGGGCACTGAATTGGTTGAAGGCAGGGATATCGATATTCACCAGTTCCCAAGCGATTCTACAGCTATTTTATTGAATGAAACTGCGGTGAGAAAAATGCGCCTAGAAAATCCCGTAGGGCAGATTGTCTCTGAAGAAGAAGAGAATTATACAGTTGTGGGGGTCATCAAAGATTTCATCTTTGAGTCACCTTATGACCCAGTGAATCCGTTGATGGTATTTGGACCTTCCTCTTGGTATAATGTCCTTCACATTCGTCTCAATGGAGATCAGCCAGTCGCAGATAATATTGCATCTATTCAGGAAGTATTTGAAGATTTCAATCCTAATTTCCCTTTCGAGTACCATTTCGTGGATGAGCAATACGCCAGAAAATTCAATGATACCAAGCGAACCGCAAGTCTCTCTGTTCTATTCACCATCCTGACAATAGTTATTTCCTGCTTAGGGCTGTTTGGACTTTCTACCTATATGGCAGCCAATAGAATCAAAGAAATTGGAGTGCGAAAAGTGATGGGAGCAAGTGTGGGGAGTATTTCGATGCTGCTATCTAAAGATTTTCTAAAGCTGGTAGGGATTGCATTTCTCTTATCAGTTCCCGTGGCTTGGTACGCCATGGATCAATGGCTTCAGAATTATGATTATAGTGTAGGAATAGAGTGGTGGGTGTTTGTCGCAACCGGTGCAGCCACCATGCTTATCGCAATACTTACCGTAGGTTTCCAATCGATCAAAGCGGCTTTGACTAATCCGGCTAGAACGTTGAAAAGTGAGTGA